In Eupeodes corollae chromosome 3, idEupCoro1.1, whole genome shotgun sequence, a single genomic region encodes these proteins:
- the LOC129952846 gene encoding lectizyme, whose protein sequence is MKAVLVFVFALACVNASVLEELQKLTASFTTPYIIKGEEAVPNSAPYIVSLSRKFKRHSHTCGGTIINKEWIVTAAHCISKAVGMGVYAGLHERLQTSVPTAQHRQVDFGKVHSEYQGDVGPYDIALLHVSEPFEFNESVQPAVLPQHESIPQGNASLYGWGQTKAFVFSAAKTLQTVKTEIVDWDECKEALPDSAPLDPSNVCSSSLGNGVSACNGDSGGPLVKEDANSPTELIGIVSWGYIPCGKANMPSIYTRVSAYIDWIVDIQSAYYKLF, encoded by the coding sequence ATGAAAGCCgttttagtttttgtgtttGCATTAGCATGTGTCAATGCTTCGGTTCTTGAAGAACTACAAAAGTTGACTGCTAGCTTCACAACTCCATACATAATTAAAGGTGAAGAAGCTGTCCCAAATTCGGCTCCTTACATCGTTTCCTTGAGCAGGAAATTCAAGAGGCATTCACACACGTGTGGTGGTACAATCATCAATAAGGAATGGATCGTTACAGCTGCTCATTGTATTTCCAAAGCCGTAGGCATGGGTGTTTATGCTGGACTCCATGAAAGACTCCAAACTAGCGTGCCGACTGCTCAGCATCGTCAAGTTGACTTTGGAAAAGTTCATTCGGAATATCAAGGAGATGTCGGACCATACGACATTGCTCTATTACACGTTTCCGAACCTTTTGAATTCAACGAATCAGTCCAGCCAGCCGTACTCCCTCAACACGAGAGCATTCCTCAAGGCAATGCTTCTTTGTACGGATGGGGACAAACAAAAGCCTTTGTGTTTTCCGCTGCAAAGACTCTTCAGACAGTTAAAACTGAAATTGTTGATTGGGATGAGTGCAAGGAGGCTTTGCCGGATTCCGCTCCTCTTGATCCAAGCAATGTATGCAGTTCATCCCTTGGAAATGGTGTTTCAGCATGCAATGGTGACTCTGGTGGTCCATTGGTAAAGGAAGACGCAAACAGCCCAACTGAACTCATTGGAATCGTTTCCTGGGGATACATTCCTTGTGGCAAAGCCAATATGCCTTCAATCTATACACGTGTTTCTGCTTACATTGATTGGATTGTCGACATTCAAAGTgcatattataaattgttttaa